The segment ATCAAAGCCGCGGTTTCGAGGATTGGAACACCATAGCCGACGCCCCCGTAGCCCCCCGGGTGATGAAACGCTTCATCCTGTGAACCGTCCCCAGCTTCTTCTCTTCAAAAATACGCAAATACAACGCCAGACACAGGCTTGCCCGTTCGAAATTACCCACTCCCGAACCGAAGGCCACGACCTCAAAATCGAAATTTACAAGCCGCGCCCTGCTACTTCGGGCTGCGTTTGGCCAGGATCCGTTGCAGGGTCCGCCGATGCATGTTCAGCCGCCGCGCGGTTTCGCTCACATTGCGGTCGCACAGTTCATACACCCGTTGGATATGCTCCCATCGCACGCGATCTGCGCTCATCGGATTTTCGGGCGGTGGCGGCAGGTCGTCGGTTTTGCACAGCAGCGCGTTGGTGATGTCGGTCGCGTCCGCAGGTTTGGACAGGTAATCCGTCGCCCCGATCTTGACCGCAGCGACCGCTGTCGCAATCGCGCCATATCCCGTCAGTACTACCACGCGGGAATCCGGGCGCTTTTCGCGCAGCACTTCAACCACATCCAAGCCGTTGCCATCCTCAAGCCGCAGATCCACCACCGCGTAGGCAGGGGGGCGCGCCGTCGCGATGGCTGATCCCGCCGCCACCGATCCAGCCATCTCGACCTCAAACCCGCGCTTTTCCATCGCCTTGGCAAGGCGGCGCAAAAACGGCTCGTCATCATCGACCAGCAAAAGGGTTCGGTCACTGCCAAGCTCGTCCAAAGCCCGTTCCGTCATATCCCGCCCTCCTTGCCGCCCGCTCATCGCGTCGAACAGATTTACCCCGCCGCCGGGGGTTGGTCAAATACTCCTGAAAATTCAGGCGTTTTCCAGAAAGCAGCTAACCCGGTTAGCCATCTCATCGGCGGATACGTCGCGGCGGAAATAATCGACGAATCCCTGCTCGGGCAGCACCAGATAGGTAAAGGTCGAATGGTCGACCAAATAATACGCGTCGCCAGTGTCATGCACATTGGAATAGGTCCGGTAGGCTTGGCTCGCTGTCCGGATCTGCTCTGGACTGCCGGTCAGGCCGATCATCCGTTCATGCATATTCGCCGCGTAAGCCTTTACCACGTCAGGAGTGTCGCGTTTCGGGTCGATCGTGATGAACACAGGCGTGATCGTCTCACCGCGCTCCTCCATGATGTCGGTCACTTCGGCGTTGCGCGCCACGTCAATCGGGCAAATGTCCGGGCAGAAGGTATAGCCGAAATACAGCAGCGTCGGCCGCGTAATCACATCCTTGTCGGTGACCGTCTCACCATCGCCGTTGATCAGGGTAAACGGCCCGCCGATATCCCCCGCCACCTGTCCACTGCGACAGTTTGCAAAGACATCGCCCCCGCCGCCGGGCGCCGTGACGTACCAGGTGCCCACCATCAGGGCGGTGATAGCAACCGAAGCGGATATAGCGGCGATGCGAAGCATTGCGTGTCCCTTGTGCAAACGGCCCGTGCGACGGAGTCGTTGATTAACCAGTACCGCAGACCTATCAATTGAGCGCGTGGGGTCAAAGGGGCGAAACACCGCAGATGTCGATGACCGAAATCAGCCTGCTGGGCGAAGTAAACCGCAGCAACTGGATCCGTTTGCGCACGATGATCCTGCTGCGCTGGATCGCCATCATCGGCCAGCTCAGCGCGCTGACCGTTGCACGCAACCTTTACGATCTCGAACTGGAACTGGGGTTGTGCTACCTCGCCGTCGGGGTGTCGGTCATCGGCAACATGGTCGCGATCTTTGTCTTTCCCGAAAACAAGCGCCTGACCGAAAGCGAAAATCTGGCGATGGTCATGTTTGACCTGCTGCAACTGGGCTTTCTGCTCTACCTCACTGGCGGCCTGCACAACCCGTTTTCGCTGCTGGTGCTGGGCCCGGTAACCGTGTCCGCCGCAGTGCTGAAACTGCGGTCCACGGTGCTGCTGGTTGCCACCGCGTTTGCGATGGTCTCGGCGCTGGTGTTCTTTCATTTGCCGCTGCACACCACCGAGGGCGAAGTTCTGCGACTGCCTGACATGTTTGTCTTTGGCCAATGGGCGGCCATTTCGATCGCGCTGATCTTTATTTCTGTCTACGCCCGTCGGATCACCCGCGAAATGCATGCGATGGGCGACGCGCTGACCGCCACGCAGATGGCGCTGTCGCGTGCGCAACAACTCAACGATCTTGGCGGGGTCATTGCTGCCGCGGCGCATGAACTTGGCACCCCGCTCGCCACGATCAAACTGACCTCGTCCGAGTTGATCGAAGATCTTGCCGACCGACCGGAACAACAGGACGACGCCCGGCTGATTCGCGAACAGGCAGACCGCTGCCGCGATATTTTGCGGTCGATGGGCCGCGCGGGCAAGGACGATCTGCACATGCGGCAAGCGCCGCTGGTCGCCGTGATCCGTGAGGCAGCAGAGCCGCATCAGGATCGCGGCAAGGACATCGTGATTCAGGAAATCCCCGATCCGGGGGGACATGCGCAGCAACCCCAGATCCTGCGCCGACCCGAGATCATCCACGGCCTGCGCAACCTGATACAAAACGCCGTAGACTTTGCCCGCGCCACCATCTGGATCGAAGCCGGGTGGAGCGATGGTACAATTTCGATCCGCATCCTCGACGATGGTCCCGGCTTTCCACCGCATCTGATTGGCCGCATGGGTGAACCCTTTGTGCGCAAGCGCCGCAGCGAGGCCGACCGCCTGTCGCGCCCGGCTTACGAGGGCATGGGTCTGGGCCTCTTCATCGCCAAGACCCTGCTTGAGCGCACCGGAGCCGAGCTGAGTTTTGCCAATGGCACCGACCCTTTCCTGCTGCCCGCAACCCAAGGTGAGCGGCGTGGCGCAATCGTCGAAGTCATTTGGCCCCGCGCCAGAATCGTCCCGGAAACCGGCAACCACAGCGCCGGGATCGGAGAAAACCGGCCAATCGAAGTGTGATCACGCCATTGTCTTTGTAAGCTTAACCTGATCTTAACTGAGCTTAATCACTCTGGTCATGAACAGCCAATCGCCATGTGGTGGGATCTGAATTGCAGACATATCTGATACTCAGTGCCGGCCTTGGTGCCTGTCTATCTGCGATCATTGGGGTGCTTTTGCTGCGCTCGTCGCTGCGGCCCGAACGCCCGGTCCGGGCCCGTGACTCGGGTGTGGCGGATGTCGATTTTCTGATTCGCGACGGTTTTGTCTTTAACGCGACAACAGCAGCTTGGCGGATGATCGGACAACCCGTCGGGCAGGAGTTCAAATGGGCTTGCCTATATAACATCCTGTCATCACGGTTCCCCAACCTGACACCAGAGCCACCGCAAACGCCGCAACAATTCGCGGCCATCGACAACCCGGACACCATTCTCCAACTCACCCCAGAAGCGGGCGACTTTCGGATCTCGTTGCGGGGGCGGGATCCCACGCTTGCCGACATCCACAAGCTGGCGATTGAACATACCGAGTTCGAGTTGCTGCGCACCGCCATGGCCGCCTTGCCCAATCCGGTCTGGCAATGCAACTCAGCCGGTCGCGTGTTGTGGTCGAACGCGGCATATGTCGATTTTGCCCGGCGGATGATTCCCGACGATCCCCAGGGCAACCTGTTCGACCTGACGCTGCCCCCAGACGCGATGCCACAAAAGACCCGCGCCAATGTCGGAGGTTCGACCCAGGATAAACGCTATTGGTTCGAGGTCACCTCGATCAAATCCAGCGATACCTGGCTGAACTATGCCGTGGACATCGACGCCATTGTGAACGCCGAAACCGCGCAGCGCAATTTTGTCCAGACCCTGGCAAAAACCTTTGCGCATCTGCCTATTGGCCTGGCGATCTTTGACCGCGACCGTCGACTGGCGCTGTTCAATCCGGCGCTGATCGACCTGACCGCGCTACCGGCCGATTTCCTCAGCGGACGGCCCAACCTGCTGTCGTTCTTTGACCACATGCGCGAAAATCGCATGATCCCAGAGCCCAAGAACTATGTCGGCTGGCGCGAACAGATGGCCTCGCTCGTTGCGGCCGCGACGGACGACCGCTATTCCGAGACGTGGACCCTGCCCTCGGGCCTTACATACAAGATCACCGGACGGCCGCATCCCGATGGCGCCGTCGCCTTTCTCCTCGAAGATATCAGCGCCGAAATTTCGCTCACCCGCCGGTTCCGGAGCGAGCTTGAGCTGAACCAGTCGGTGATAGAAGTGTTCGACGATGCCGTGGCAGTGTTTTCGCCCCTGGGTGTGCTGACCTTTTGCAACGACGCTTACCGCGATATGTGGAAAACGGACCCCGACAGCGCCTTTGCAGCAATGACAATTCTCGATGCTATTCGACTGTGGCAGGGTGCCTGTGTTCCGACTCCGGTCTGGCAAAAGATACGCGACATGGTGCTTAGCCTGTCTGATCGCAACCAATGGTCCACCAATGTGAAACGCACCAACGGGGAACATCTGTTGTGCCGCCTCGATTCGGTGTCGGGCGGCGCCACAGTGGTCCGGTTTACCGCGCAGCCCGCCGACGCAGATCAGAGAATAGAGCAGGCATCATCCGCAGACTTGATCGGGCATCTCGACGACCGGACCTGATACGGGCTTGCAGCCGGGGGCCGGGTGGGTAATCTCGCGCCATGCGCAAATCCACTGCCCTATTCCATGCTTCATCCCCCGAAAGCACTTGTACTTTGGCGCAGCGCCTTGGCGCGCATCTGCGTCCGGGCGATGTGCTGTTGCTATCGGGCGAAATTGGCGCAGGCAAAACCCATTTCGCGCGCTGCCTGATCCAATCCCGATTGATCGAACCCGAGGATGTCCCCTCGCCGACCTTTACCCTGGTGCAGCAATACGACACCGACGCGGGCGAGCTTTGGCATGCCGACCTCTACCGCCTGTACGATCCCGATCATTGCGTGGAACTGGGCCTGACCGATGCGTTTGAGACGGCGATCTGCGTGGTCGAATGGCCCGACAGGTTGGCCGCCCTGACCCCCGCAGACGCGCTGGAGATATCGTTCGCCGCGCCGGGCGACGCCGACGACAGCCGCGATCTGCTCTTTACCTGGAGCGCGCCACGATGGGCGGGCATCATCGCGCAGGCCCTCGCATGATCCAGGACTTTCTGACCATCGTAGGCTGGCAGGATGCACAGCAATTTCCCCTGGCCGGTGACGCCTCATCGCGCCGCTATATCCGTCTGGTCCGCGGCTCGACCCGCGCCATCCTGATGCATGATCCCGAAGGCGATGTAACCCTGTTCGCGCAACTGGCGCGGCATCTGAGCGGCTTGAACCTTAGCGCGCCGCAGGTTTACGCCGAAAATGCCCAGCAAGGTTTGCTGCTGATCGAAGATCTGGGGGACGCGCTTTTCGCCCGGCTCTGCGAACAGCATCCGTCGGATGAAACCCCGCTCTACCTCGCCGCGACCGAGGCGCTGATTGCGCTTCACAGGTATCCCCCGCCTCGAACCCTGCCGATTGCTGATCCCTCGCGTCTGGCGCAGATGACCGATCTTGCCTTTTTGCACTACCTCCCTCGTGCCACCGGACATAGCGACACGGGCGCGCAACAGGCTTGCATCGCCGCGTTTCACAGCGCGCTGAACCGCTATGCCCCCGACACAGATGTCATGATCCTGCGCGATTTTCACGCCGAGAACCTGATTTGGCTGCCCGATCGCAGCGCCACAGCGCGCACCGGACTGCTCGACTTTCAGGATGCGCTTGCAGGGCACCGCGCCTATGATCTTGCCTCGCTTTTGACGGATGCGCGGCGCGACGTTTCCCCCGACACTGCCGAGGCTGCAATTCGACACTATATTGCCGCAACCGGTATCGCCGAAGAGCCGTTTCGCGCCGCGATCGCCGTACTGGGGGCGCAACGCAATCTGCGCATTCTTGGCGTCTTTGCCCGCCTTGCCGCGTCCCGTGGAAAACCGCATTATATCGACCTCATCCCGCGCGTGTGGGGGCATCTGATGGCAGACCTGAAACACCCTGCGCTGCGCGATATTGCGCCGCTGATTGTTGACTGCCTGCCGGAACCGACCGCACCCATTGTAGAAAGACTGAAAACCCCATGCCCGACGCAGTAATGCTTTTTGCCGCTGGGTTCGGCACCAGAATGGGTGCGCTGACCGCCAATCAGCCCAAACCGTTGATCCCGGTGGCTGGCGTGCCGCTGATCGACCATGCACTGGCTTTGACCGACTCCGTTGGCCCGCTGCGCCGGGTTGTGAATACGCACTATCGTAGCAATCAACTGGCGACGCACCTGGCTGGTCGCGACGTTGCCATCTCGGACGAGCAACCGCAGATTCTGGACACTGGCGGCGGACTACGCGTGGCGCTGCCTCTGCTGCGGGCGGACCCGGTATTTACCCTCAACACCGATGCGGTGTGGTCCGGGCCCAACCCGCTACGCCTGCTCGCCGATGCCTGGGATCCTGCGCGGATGAAGGCACTTTTGCTCTGTGTTCCCCTGGGCCGCGCGATCGGGCGCAAAGGCGGCGGTGATTTCGGGTGCTCTGCTGACGGTCAGCTTAGTCGTGGCGGTGATCTGGTCTATACTGGCGCGCAAATCCTGTGCACCGAGGGTCTGGCGACAATTGCAAAATCCGCGTTTTCCCTGAATGTCGTTTGGAACGACATGGCGACGCGCGGCGAACTGTTTGGTCTGACCTATCCCGGTCGCTGGTGTGATGTCGGCCATCCCGAAGGTATCGCCATGGCCGAAGCGATGCTGGCCGACGCCGATGTTTGATCCAAC is part of the Puniceibacterium sp. IMCC21224 genome and harbors:
- a CDS encoding SCO family protein gives rise to the protein MLRIAAISASVAITALMVGTWYVTAPGGGGDVFANCRSGQVAGDIGGPFTLINGDGETVTDKDVITRPTLLYFGYTFCPDICPIDVARNAEVTDIMEERGETITPVFITIDPKRDTPDVVKAYAANMHERMIGLTGSPEQIRTASQAYRTYSNVHDTGDAYYLVDHSTFTYLVLPEQGFVDYFRRDVSADEMANRVSCFLENA
- a CDS encoding nucleotidyltransferase family protein; this encodes MPDAVMLFAAGFGTRMGALTANQPKPLIPVAGVPLIDHALALTDSVGPLRRVVNTHYRSNQLATHLAGRDVAISDEQPQILDTGGGLRVALPLLRADPVFTLNTDAVWSGPNPLRLLADAWDPARMKALLLCVPLGRAIGRKGGGDFGCSADGQLSRGGDLVYTGAQILCTEGLATIAKSAFSLNVVWNDMATRGELFGLTYPGRWCDVGHPEGIAMAEAMLADADV
- a CDS encoding aminoglycoside phosphotransferase family protein translates to MIQDFLTIVGWQDAQQFPLAGDASSRRYIRLVRGSTRAILMHDPEGDVTLFAQLARHLSGLNLSAPQVYAENAQQGLLLIEDLGDALFARLCEQHPSDETPLYLAATEALIALHRYPPPRTLPIADPSRLAQMTDLAFLHYLPRATGHSDTGAQQACIAAFHSALNRYAPDTDVMILRDFHAENLIWLPDRSATARTGLLDFQDALAGHRAYDLASLLTDARRDVSPDTAEAAIRHYIAATGIAEEPFRAAIAVLGAQRNLRILGVFARLAASRGKPHYIDLIPRVWGHLMADLKHPALRDIAPLIVDCLPEPTAPIVERLKTPCPTQ
- a CDS encoding PAS-domain containing protein produces the protein MQTYLILSAGLGACLSAIIGVLLLRSSLRPERPVRARDSGVADVDFLIRDGFVFNATTAAWRMIGQPVGQEFKWACLYNILSSRFPNLTPEPPQTPQQFAAIDNPDTILQLTPEAGDFRISLRGRDPTLADIHKLAIEHTEFELLRTAMAALPNPVWQCNSAGRVLWSNAAYVDFARRMIPDDPQGNLFDLTLPPDAMPQKTRANVGGSTQDKRYWFEVTSIKSSDTWLNYAVDIDAIVNAETAQRNFVQTLAKTFAHLPIGLAIFDRDRRLALFNPALIDLTALPADFLSGRPNLLSFFDHMRENRMIPEPKNYVGWREQMASLVAAATDDRYSETWTLPSGLTYKITGRPHPDGAVAFLLEDISAEISLTRRFRSELELNQSVIEVFDDAVAVFSPLGVLTFCNDAYRDMWKTDPDSAFAAMTILDAIRLWQGACVPTPVWQKIRDMVLSLSDRNQWSTNVKRTNGEHLLCRLDSVSGGATVVRFTAQPADADQRIEQASSADLIGHLDDRT
- the regB gene encoding sensor histidine kinase RegB codes for the protein MSMTEISLLGEVNRSNWIRLRTMILLRWIAIIGQLSALTVARNLYDLELELGLCYLAVGVSVIGNMVAIFVFPENKRLTESENLAMVMFDLLQLGFLLYLTGGLHNPFSLLVLGPVTVSAAVLKLRSTVLLVATAFAMVSALVFFHLPLHTTEGEVLRLPDMFVFGQWAAISIALIFISVYARRITREMHAMGDALTATQMALSRAQQLNDLGGVIAAAAHELGTPLATIKLTSSELIEDLADRPEQQDDARLIREQADRCRDILRSMGRAGKDDLHMRQAPLVAVIREAAEPHQDRGKDIVIQEIPDPGGHAQQPQILRRPEIIHGLRNLIQNAVDFARATIWIEAGWSDGTISIRILDDGPGFPPHLIGRMGEPFVRKRRSEADRLSRPAYEGMGLGLFIAKTLLERTGAELSFANGTDPFLLPATQGERRGAIVEVIWPRARIVPETGNHSAGIGENRPIEV
- a CDS encoding ActR/PrrA/RegA family redox response regulator transcription factor; this translates as MTERALDELGSDRTLLLVDDDEPFLRRLAKAMEKRGFEVEMAGSVAAGSAIATARPPAYAVVDLRLEDGNGLDVVEVLREKRPDSRVVVLTGYGAIATAVAAVKIGATDYLSKPADATDITNALLCKTDDLPPPPENPMSADRVRWEHIQRVYELCDRNVSETARRLNMHRRTLQRILAKRSPK
- the tsaE gene encoding tRNA (adenosine(37)-N6)-threonylcarbamoyltransferase complex ATPase subunit type 1 TsaE; its protein translation is MRKSTALFHASSPESTCTLAQRLGAHLRPGDVLLLSGEIGAGKTHFARCLIQSRLIEPEDVPSPTFTLVQQYDTDAGELWHADLYRLYDPDHCVELGLTDAFETAICVVEWPDRLAALTPADALEISFAAPGDADDSRDLLFTWSAPRWAGIIAQALA